Genomic segment of Sodalis-like secondary symbiont of Drepanosiphum platanoidis:
TTTTTAAAATTTTTAATTTTTTATTATTACAATATTTTTTTGGATATCTAACAATACTTGGACCATTTATAAAATTATAACTAGTATGTAACATAAATCTTAATTCATTTTTATTACTAGGAGTCATAATGGTTAAATTAGGAATACATCTTAAAAAAGTTAAATCAAATGCTCCTTGATGAGTTTCTCCATCTTCTCCAACAACTCCTCCTCTATCAATTGCAAACAATATTTTTAAATTTTGTATGGCAACATCATGTATAATTTGATCATAAGCACGTTGTAAAAAAGTAGAATAAATAGAAACTACTGGTTTATATCCACTAATAGATAAACCAGCCGCAAAAGTTACTGCATGTTGTTCAGCTATTGCAACATCAAAATATTGATTTGAAAATTTTTTTGAAAATTTTGATAATCCAGATCCTTCACACATTGCTGGAGTAATAACCATTAATTTTTTATCATTTTTAGCAATACTACATAACCACTCTCCAAAAATATCAGAATAACTAAATTTTATTTTAGATTTTTCATAAAAAGAATTATTTTTTATATTAAAGGAAGGAACAGAATGCCATTTTATTGGATTTTTTTCTGCAGGTTTATATCCATGTCCTTTTTGTGTTATTATATGAAGTATTTTTGGACCTTTTTTATTTTTTATTTTATATAAAATATTAATTAAATCATTTATTTTATGTCCATTAATTGGACCAAAATAATTAAATCCTAAATTTTCAAAAAATTTTTTTGGTGTTAAATTTTTTTTTATATTTTTTTTTAAAAAAAAATTATTATTAATAATATTTTTATAATTTAAATGTAAAAATTTATCATTTAATGCACCAACATTATTTGAAATAGACATTTTATTATCATTTAATATAATTAAAATATTATTTTTTATACTACCAGCATGATTCATAGCTTCAAAAGCCATTCCTCCAGTTAAAGCTCCATCACCAATAATAGATATTATTTTTCTTTGTAAATTTTCATTTTCTGCTGCTACAGACATTCCTAAACCTGCACTAATAGATGTTGATGAATGTCCAACAGAAAATGAATCATATTTACTTTCTTTTATAGAAGGAAATGAATGTAAACCATTATATTTACGTATACTAAAAATTTTATCTCTACGATTAGTAAGTATTTTATGAGGATAAGCTTGATGTCCAATATCCCATATAATTTTATCAAATGAAGTATTATATACATAATGTAAAGAAATTGTTAATTCTATTACTCCTAAACCTGAAGCTAAATGTCCACTAGAAATACTTACACTTTTTAATAAAAATTTTCTTAATTCTTTACTTAAAGTTAAAAGATTTTTTTTAGATAATAAACGAAGTTTTACTGGATCTTTTGCTAAATATAAAATTGGATATTTTTTAAAATTAAAATTCATTTTATTTTCTTACATAAATATATTATTTTTATAAAATTTTTAATATATTATTTATTATTTAAATATATACATTTATTTAAATATTATTTAGTAATATATTTTAAATTTAAATTTATTAATTTAAATTTATTTTTATTTAAAATATAAAAAAATATGTTATTATTTATTAAATAATAAATTAAAAATATTTTTATAAAAATAAATATAATTATTAATTTAAAATATTTTTATAAAATTAATAATTTATTATATTATAAATATAATATATTTATAAATAAAAAAATAAATTTAAATTAATAAATTTTAAAAAATTATGAAAAAAAATTTAAAAAATATTAAATTTTTATATAAAAAAGAAAATAATAAAATAAAAATAACAAATAAAATTTTATCAAATAGTATTGTTTTAGATATAAGAACTGAAAAAGAACGAATTAAAAATCCTTTAAATTTAAATAAAAATATAATTAAATATTATTCTTTATATGAAATTTCTAATAAATTTCATTTATTAAATCAAAATAAAAATTATCTTTTATATTGTACTTATGGATTAATAAGTAAATTACAAGCAATAATTTTATATGAAAAAGGTTATAAAAATATTAAAATATATAGACCTTGATAGATAAAATTTTATTTTAAAAAATTTAAAATTAGTATTATTATATTATTTTTAAATTTAATTTAAATATTTATTTATAATTAAAATTTATTTTGAATAAATTTCATTAAATCTTTACATAATAAAAATGTATTAATTTTTTTTATTGAAGAAATAATATAATATTTTTCTTTCCATTTTATTGAAGAAATAATATTTTTTATTTTAAAATAAAGATTTTTTTTATTTATAAGATCTGATTTATTAAAAACCAACCATATAGGTTTTAAAAATAATTTTTTATTAAATTTTTTAATTTCATTATGAATAATATTAATATTATTAATAATAGAAGAATTATCAATAGGCATTATATCAATTAAATGTAAAAGTACTTGACATCTACTTAAATGTTTTAAAAAAATTGTCCCAAGACCTGTACCATTAGAAGATCCTTTAATTAAACCTGGTATATCAGCTATAATAAAATTTTTATTATTTGATATATTAACAACACCTAATTTAGGAATTAATGTTGTAAATGGATAATCTGATACTTTTGGTCTAGCAGAAGATACTGATCTAATAAAAGTTGATTTTCCAGAATTTGGTAATCCTAACATTCCAACATTTGCCAATAATAATAATTCTAATTTAATTTCTTTAATTTCACCTTTAGATCCATAAGATCTTTTTCTAGGAGCTCTATTAATAGAAGATTTAAAACGTGTATTTCCTAATCCATGAAAACCTCCTTTTACAATTAATAATTTTTGTTTATTTATTGTCATATCAAGTATTATTTTATTTGATATTTTATCTATTATTTGAGTTCCTAAAGGAACTTTAACAAAAATATCTTTTCCATTTTTTCCTGTACAATTATAACTTTTTCCGTTAAATCCATTTTCTGCTTTTATAACTTTTTTCATATTATATTCAATTAAAGTATTTAAATTTTTATCTGCTACAAACCAAATACTTCCACCATTACCACCATCACCTCCATCTGGACCACCTTTAGGAATATTTAATTCTCTTCTAAAACTAATACATCCATGTCCTCCGTCTCCAGCTATAACAGTAATGGAAGCTGAATCTATAAACTTCATATAATTTCTTAATTTTTAATTTTTTAAAAATATATTTATTATATATATAATATATTAATATATTTATTATGAATTTTTATAAAAAATATTTATAAGATTTTAAAAATAATTATTATTATTTATTTAGGAATAACATTTACTATTTTTTTATTATTATATTTTTTAAATTTAAATTTTACTTTTCCTTTTATTAAAGAATATAAAGTATAATCTTTACCACATCCTACATTTATTCCAGCATGAAATTTAGTTCCACGTTGTCTAACAATAATATTACCTGCTTTTACTATTTCTCCACCAAAATGTTTTATTCCTAATCTTTTTCCTTTTGAATCTCTTCCATTTCTTGTAGATCCACCAGCTTTTTTATGTGCCAAAATATAATTCCTTAATATTTTAATAAAATTTAATTTTAATTATTTATATAATATCTAATATTTTTACATCAGTAAACCATTGTCTATGACCTTGTTTTTTTTTAAAATGTTTTCTTCTTTTAAATTTATATATAATTATTTTTTTATAACGATCATGTTTAATAATTTCCATTAATATTTTTTTATTTAAACAAAATGGATTTCCAAAATATATTTTTTTATTATTAACTAACATTAATATTTTTTTAGATTCAATTATTTTACCTATTTTTAAATTAATTTTTTCTAATCTTATAATTTGACCTTTATTAACTTTATGTTGCTTTCCACCACTTTCAAAAATAGCATACATAAAAACTCCATTATTTATTTTAGATATAATTTTTTAAAAAAATTTTTTTAAAAAATTAAATATATATAAACATAATTATATCAGTTAGTTTTTATACTAGCAATAAAATGATATAATCTATATATTTTTATTATTAAATATTTTATATAATTATATATTTTTAAAAAATAATAATAATTTATTATATATAATTTTTTTATAAAAAAATATATTTTATTAAAAATAATTAATCATTATATTTTTTATATATAATTATAAATTTACTTATAAATAAATATATATAATATTTTATTATTATGTAATATAAAAATATTTTAAATAAATTATTTTTATATAATTTTATTTTAAATAAATTTAAAAATTTAATAAAAATAATTAATTTAATTTATATAAAATTTTTTATTTTTAATATTTTTTTAAAAAAGTAAAAAAAATAAATAAAATTTTAAATATTATATATTTTATTTTAATTTAAATTAAAAAATATATTTGTTATTATATTAACAATATCCATAATTCATTATTTTAATATATCTTTTTTTTAATCTTTCATTTGCATTAATAGAATCTAATTCATATAAATCAGAAATTATTTGTTTTTTAATTGAACATGAAATTGATAAAAAATCTCTATGTGCTCCACCTAATGGTTCAAGAATAATTTTATCAATTAAATTTAATTTTTTTAAACGAAATGAAGTTATACCCATTTGTTCAGCTGCTAAAAATGCTTTAGAAGAATTTTTCCATAAAATAGAAGCACATCCTTCTGGAGATATAACTGAAAAAGTACTATACTGTAACATATTAATTTTATCACCAACTCCTATAGCTAAAGCTCCTCCAGATCCACCTTCTCCGATAATAATACAAATTATTGGAATTTTTAACTTTGACATTTCACGAAGATTTTTAGCTATAGCTTCTGATTGTCCTCTTTCTTCAGCACCAATACCAGGATATGCACCTGGAGTATCAATAAATGTTATTAAAGGCATTTTAAATCTATTAGCCATTTTCATTAAACGTAAAGATTTTCTGTAACCCTCTGGTGCTGGCATACCAAAATTACATTTTATTTTTTCTTTAATTTCTCTTCCTTTTTGATGTCCAATAATCATTACTGGTCTAGAATCTAAATTAGCTATTCCTCCTATAATAGCTTTATCGTCAGAATATAATCTATCTCCAGATAATTCATGAAATTCAGTAAAGATATTATTTATATAATCTAAAGTATATGGTCTATATGGATGTCTAGATAATTGTACTATTTGCCATACTTTTAAATTTGAAAAAATTTTTTTAATTAATTTTAAATGTTTTTTTCTTAAAAAATCTATTTTTTTATTAATATTAATATTTATTTTTTTATCTATATTTATAATTTCTATAAGAGAATTTATTTTTTCTTCTAAATCTTCAATTGGTTTTTCAAAATCAAGAAAATTTATTTTCATATAATTATACCTTTTAATAAAATTTTAATTTAACCTTTTCATTACCTATAATTGATCTTAAATTATTTAATAAATAATTGGTTGGTTTAATTTTAAAATTATTATAAGAATATAATTTATAATAAGATTTTTTATTTTTAAAATTTATAAAAACAGAAGTATTTCCATATTCATGTGATTTTAAAAGATATTTAATTTTTAAAAAAATATCTTTATTAATTTTAGAATCATCTATTGATATAATTAATTTACGTATATATTTTATATTTGCTTTTTCAATATTTATTAATTTATAAACAATTAATTTAAAATTATTTTGAGAAGTATTAAAATTTATTTTACCTTTTATTAATAAAATATTATCTTTTTTTATTAATTTTTTATATTTATTTAAAATATCTGAAAAAAGTATTGTTTCTAAATATAAAGAACTATCATCTAATGTACAAATTCCAATTATATTTTTATTTTTTGTAGTAAATATACGAAAAGAAATAACTAATCCAATTATTGTAATAACTTTATTATTATAATTTAAATTTATATTATTAAAATATATTCCTTTTGAATAATATTGTCTTTCTTCTTTAAATTGATCAATAGGATGTTGAGTTAAATAAAAACCTAAAGTATCTTTTTCTTTTTTTAATAATTTTTGATAAGTCCATTTATTATTATTTTTAATAAAATTATTATTTATATTTTTTTCAAAAATACCAAACATATCTTTTTGTCCTGATATTTTATTTTTTAAATATTGATTAGAAGATTGTAAAATATTTTTTAAAGAATTCATTAAAAAAACTCTATTAGAATTAAAAGAATCTAGAGAACCAGACATAATTAATTTTTCTAAAATTTTTTTATTAATTTTTTTAAAGTTTGTACGTATACATAAGTTTAATAAATTTAAAAAAGGTCCATTTATATTTCTTTCTTTAATCAGAATATTAATTGTTTCTTTTCCTAATCCTTTTATTGCTCCCATCCCATAAATTATTTCATTATTTTTATGAACATAAAAAAAATATTGTCCTAAATTAATATTTGGAGGACATATTTTTAATTTCATTTTTTTACATTCATTAATTAAACTAATAATTTTTTCAATATTATCTATATCTGCTGTCATAACAGAAGCCATAAATTCAGCAGGAAAATTTGATTTTAACCATAAAGTTTGATAAGATATTAAAGCATAAGCAGTAGAATGAGATTTATTAAAACCATATCCAGAAAATTTTTCTACTAAATTAAATATTTTTGTAGCTAATTTATCATTAATTCCATTTTTTTTAGCTCCATTTTCAAATAAATATTTTTGTTTTTTCATTTCTAACGATTGTTTTTTTCCCATTACACGACGTAAAATATCTGCATCTTCTAATGTATATCCAGATAATATTTGAGCTATTTTCATAACTTGTTCTTGATATAAAATAATTCCGTATGTAGAATTTAAAATAGGTTTAAGAGATTTATGTTGCCATTTTTTATCTGGATAAGATATAATTTCTTTTCCATGTTTACGATTAATAAAATTTTCTACCATACCTGATTGTAATGGACCTGGTCTAAAAAGAGCAACAAGAGCAATAATATCTTCAAATGAATCTGGAATTAATCTTTTTATTAAATCCCTCATTCCATGAGATTCTAATTGAAATACTGCTATAGTTTCTGATTTTTTTAAAGTTTTAAAACTTTTTTTATCTTTATAAGATATATTAGATATATTAATTTTAGGAAGATTTTTTGTTTTTAAATTTTTATTAATCATTTTTACTGATTTATCAATAATAGTAAGAGTTTTTAATCCAAGAAAATCAAATTTTACTAAACCAATATATTCTATATCATTTTTATCAAATTGAGTCATTGGATTTTTTCCATCACTATCAAAATAAAGTGGAGAAAAATTTGTTATTTTACTTGGTGATATAACAACTCCACCAGCATGTTTTCCTACATTTCTAATTGTTCCTTCTAATTTTTTTGATATATCAATTAATCTTTTAACTTCTTTATCATGTTTATAAGAAATTTTTAATTGATTTTCCATATTTAAAGCTTTTTTTAAAGTCATTCCTGGATCAAATGGTATAAGTTTAGCAATTCTATCTACAAATCCATATGAATATCCTAATACTCTTCCAACATCTCTTATAACAGCTTTAGCTGTCATTGTACCAAATGTAATAATTTGTGATACATGTTTAGATCCATAAATTTTAGAAACATGATTAATAACTAAATCTCTTTTTTCCATACAAAAATCTATATCAAAATCAGGCATAGATATTCTTTCTGGATTTAAAAATCTTTCAAAAAGTAAATCAAAATTTAATGGATTAATATCTGTTATATTAAGAGAATATGCAACAAGAGATCCAGCTCCTGATCCTCTACCAGGACCTACTGGAATATTATTTTTTTTTGCCCATTGTATAAATTCCATAACTATTAAAAAATATCCTGGAAATTTCATTTTATTAATAATTTTTAATTCTGAATCAAGCCTATTAAAATATATTTCTTTTTTTTTTAAAAATTCATTATGGTTGGGAAATATTTTATATAATCTTTTTTTTAATCCTTTATATGATTTTTTTATTAAAAATTTAGAAGAAGAAATATTACCTGTAGGAAATTTTGGTAAAAAATATTTTTTTCTAAAATTAATAGTAACATTACATCTACGAGATATTTCTACACTATTTATAAGAGCTTCTGGTATATCAGAAAAAAGATCACACATTTCTTTTTCTGTTCTTAAATACTGTTGTGGACTATAATATTTAGGTCTTTTAGAATTTTCTAAAGTAAATCTATTATTTATAGAAACACGAATTTCATGAGCATAAAAATCTTCATATTTAATAAATCTTACATCATTTGTTGCAACTACTGGTAAATTTTTTTTACTTGCTAATTCTATTGCATAACAAATATATTTTTCTTCATTTTCACGACCAGTACGTATTAATTCTATATAAAATCTATTATAAAAATATTTTTGATAAAATTCTAAACTTTTTTCTAATTTATAAAAATTTTTATTTATTAAATTTTTTCCAATATTTCCATTTTTTCCTCCAGAAAGTAATATTAATCCTTCATTATATTTAGCAAGGTCAATTTCATTTATAAATGGTCTATTTTTTTTATATCCTTGTTTATAAGACTTAGAAATTAATAATATTAAATTATTATATCCAATATTATTGGATGCAAGAATTGTTAATTCACATAATTCATTTTCTAACATTTTTGTTTTAATTAAAACATCTGAACCAATAATTGGTTTAATTCCATTAGAACATGATGATTTATAAAAATTAATTAATCCAAAAAGATTATTAAAATCTGTTAAAGCTATTGATGGCATTTTATATTTTAATATTTTTTTTATTAATTTATTTATTTTAATTAAACCATCAATCATGGAATAATCACTATGTACTCTTAAATGAATAAATTTTGGAGAAAAAATTTTCATATTATATATTATTAAAATTATAAAATAAATTAAAATTTTTTAAAAAAATATTTTTTATATTTTTATATAAAAATTTTTAAAAAAAATTATATTAATTTTAAATAAATTATTTAAATTAATAAAAATTTAATAAATATTTTATTAAAATTTTAATTAATTAATATATTTTTTTTAAATTTTAAATATTTTTTATAAAAATAAAATAATAAATTTAAAAATTATTTAAAATATTTAAAATATTAAAACGTTTATATTTATTTAGAATAAATAAGATCTATTACAGCACGAGTTGCTTTTTTATTAGCATTACAACGAATTTTTTTATGTAATAAATAAAAATTTTTTAATAAAATTTTATTATTATTTTTATTTATAAGTAATTTATATAATTCTTTGGATAAATTTTTAGGATTACATTCTTTTTGTAAAAATTCTTTAACAAGTTTTTTATTAGCAATAATATTTGGAAGAGATATCCATGGAATTTTAATTAAAATTTTAGCTATAAGAAAAGTAAAAAAATTTACTTTATAACCTACAACCATTGGACATTTTGCTAACATACATTCTAAAGTTGAAGTACCAGAAGCTACTAATGCAACATCAGATGCAATCATTACTGTATGTGATTGATTAAAATATTTTTTTATTTTTATTTCAGGAGTATATTTATAATATATTTTATTAAAAATATATTCACAATCTTTATTTATAAAAGGAATTAAAATTTTTAATTTAGGTAATAAATTTTTTAAAATTTTTGCACTATATAAAAATGTTTTAGTAAGATTTTTAATTTCATTAAATCTACTTCCAGGTAAAATTGCTAAACAAATAGATTTAGAAGAAATATTAAGTTTTTTTCTTGCTTTTTTTTTATTTGGTTTTAATGGAATATTATCTGCTAATATATGACCAATAAATTTACAAGGAATATTAAATTTATCATATATTTTTTTTTCAAAAGGTAAAAAAGATAATATTTGATCAACAGAATTTTTTATTTTAAATATACGATTTTTTCTCCATGCCCAAATTGAAGGGCTTATATAATGAATTACTTTTATTCCTGATTTTTTTAATTTTTTTTCTAAAAAAATATTAAAATCTGGACTATCAATACCAATAAAAACATTTATATTTAATTTAATAAAACGTTTTATTAAATTATTTCGTATAAATAAAATTCTTGGTATTTTTTTTATAATTTCAGTTAATCCTATTATAGATAATTCATCAATATTATACCAAGATTCCATTCCCTCTTTTTTCATACAAGGTCCAGATATTCCAAAAAAATTTATATTAGGAATATATTTTTTTAATGAATTCATTAAATTAGCACCTAATATATCTCCAGATGATTCTCCAGCTACTAAACCAATATTTATTTTATTCATAACAATTGTTTATCTTATAATTCCTCTACGTGATCTAGATAAAAAACTTATAAAATTATTTATAATAAAATATTTTTTAGAAAGTTCTTTTAATTTATATTTTACTTCTTTTAAAGTTTTTCCTTTTTTATAAATAATTTTATAAGCAATTTTTATTGCATAAATATCAGATTTTTTAAATTTATTTCTTTTAAGACCTATTTTATTTAAACCAAATGGAGATGCACGATTACCTTGAGCAATAATGAAAGGAGGAACATCTTGAACTACACCTGAAAAAC
This window contains:
- the dxs gene encoding 1-deoxy-D-xylulose-5-phosphate synthase, encoding MNFNFKKYPILYLAKDPVKLRLLSKKNLLTLSKELRKFLLKSVSISSGHLASGLGVIELTISLHYVYNTSFDKIIWDIGHQAYPHKILTNRRDKIFSIRKYNGLHSFPSIKESKYDSFSVGHSSTSISAGLGMSVAAENENLQRKIISIIGDGALTGGMAFEAMNHAGSIKNNILIILNDNKMSISNNVGALNDKFLHLNYKNIINNNFFLKKNIKKNLTPKKFFENLGFNYFGPINGHKINDLINILYKIKNKKGPKILHIITQKGHGYKPAEKNPIKWHSVPSFNIKNNSFYEKSKIKFSYSDIFGEWLCSIAKNDKKLMVITPAMCEGSGLSKFSKKFSNQYFDVAIAEQHAVTFAAGLSISGYKPVVSIYSTFLQRAYDQIIHDVAIQNLKILFAIDRGGVVGEDGETHQGAFDLTFLRCIPNLTIMTPSNKNELRFMLHTSYNFINGPSIVRYPKKYCNNKKLKILKKIPIGKGIIHKIGNNKMAILNFGSLFNEAKKISNKLNLTLVDMRFIKPLDKKLIIELSKNHKSFLTLEENSLIGGAGSAVNECLIKNHINIPILNIGFPDYFIPQGNKNEIYSLLGLNYFSIKEKIKKLFIKYNI
- the thiI gene encoding thiazole biosynthesis protein, producing MKKNLKNIKFLYKKENNKIKITNKILSNSIVLDIRTEKERIKNPLNLNKNIIKYYSLYEISNKFHLLNQNKNYLLYCTYGLISKLQAIILYEKGYKNIKIYRP
- the cgtA gene encoding Obg family GTPase CgtA, producing MKFIDSASITVIAGDGGHGCISFRRELNIPKGGPDGGDGGNGGSIWFVADKNLNTLIEYNMKKVIKAENGFNGKSYNCTGKNGKDIFVKVPLGTQIIDKISNKIILDMTINKQKLLIVKGGFHGLGNTRFKSSINRAPRKRSYGSKGEIKEIKLELLLLANVGMLGLPNSGKSTFIRSVSSARPKVSDYPFTTLIPKLGVVNISNNKNFIIADIPGLIKGSSNGTGLGTIFLKHLSRCQVLLHLIDIMPIDNSSIINNINIIHNEIKKFNKKLFLKPIWLVFNKSDLINKKNLYFKIKNIISSIKWKEKYYIISSIKKINTFLLCKDLMKFIQNKF
- the rpmA gene encoding 50S ribosomal protein L27, producing MAHKKAGGSTRNGRDSKGKRLGIKHFGGEIVKAGNIIVRQRGTKFHAGINVGCGKDYTLYSLIKGKVKFKFKKYNNKKIVNVIPK
- the rplU gene encoding 50S ribosomal protein L21 produces the protein MYAIFESGGKQHKVNKGQIIRLEKINLKIGKIIESKKILMLVNNKKIYFGNPFCLNKKILMEIIKHDRYKKIIIYKFKRRKHFKKKQGHRQWFTDVKILDII
- the accA gene encoding acetyl-CoA carboxylase carboxyl transferase subunit alpha; amino-acid sequence: MKINFLDFEKPIEDLEEKINSLIEIINIDKKINININKKIDFLRKKHLKLIKKIFSNLKVWQIVQLSRHPYRPYTLDYINNIFTEFHELSGDRLYSDDKAIIGGIANLDSRPVMIIGHQKGREIKEKIKCNFGMPAPEGYRKSLRLMKMANRFKMPLITFIDTPGAYPGIGAEERGQSEAIAKNLREMSKLKIPIICIIIGEGGSGGALAIGVGDKINMLQYSTFSVISPEGCASILWKNSSKAFLAAEQMGITSFRLKKLNLIDKIILEPLGGAHRDFLSISCSIKKQIISDLYELDSINANERLKKRYIKIMNYGYC
- the dnaE gene encoding DNA polymerase III subunit alpha is translated as MFSPKFIHLRVHSDYSMIDGLIKINKLIKKILKYKMPSIALTDFNNLFGLINFYKSSCSNGIKPIIGSDVLIKTKMLENELCELTILASNNIGYNNLILLISKSYKQGYKKNRPFINEIDLAKYNEGLILLSGGKNGNIGKNLINKNFYKLEKSLEFYQKYFYNRFYIELIRTGRENEEKYICYAIELASKKNLPVVATNDVRFIKYEDFYAHEIRVSINNRFTLENSKRPKYYSPQQYLRTEKEMCDLFSDIPEALINSVEISRRCNVTINFRKKYFLPKFPTGNISSSKFLIKKSYKGLKKRLYKIFPNHNEFLKKKEIYFNRLDSELKIINKMKFPGYFLIVMEFIQWAKKNNIPVGPGRGSGAGSLVAYSLNITDINPLNFDLLFERFLNPERISMPDFDIDFCMEKRDLVINHVSKIYGSKHVSQIITFGTMTAKAVIRDVGRVLGYSYGFVDRIAKLIPFDPGMTLKKALNMENQLKISYKHDKEVKRLIDISKKLEGTIRNVGKHAGGVVISPSKITNFSPLYFDSDGKNPMTQFDKNDIEYIGLVKFDFLGLKTLTIIDKSVKMINKNLKTKNLPKINISNISYKDKKSFKTLKKSETIAVFQLESHGMRDLIKRLIPDSFEDIIALVALFRPGPLQSGMVENFINRKHGKEIISYPDKKWQHKSLKPILNSTYGIILYQEQVMKIAQILSGYTLEDADILRRVMGKKQSLEMKKQKYLFENGAKKNGINDKLATKIFNLVEKFSGYGFNKSHSTAYALISYQTLWLKSNFPAEFMASVMTADIDNIEKIISLINECKKMKLKICPPNINLGQYFFYVHKNNEIIYGMGAIKGLGKETINILIKERNINGPFLNLLNLCIRTNFKKINKKILEKLIMSGSLDSFNSNRVFLMNSLKNILQSSNQYLKNKISGQKDMFGIFEKNINNNFIKNNNKWTYQKLLKKEKDTLGFYLTQHPIDQFKEERQYYSKGIYFNNINLNYNNKVITIIGLVISFRIFTTKNKNIIGICTLDDSSLYLETILFSDILNKYKKLIKKDNILLIKGKINFNTSQNNFKLIVYKLINIEKANIKYIRKLIISIDDSKINKDIFLKIKYLLKSHEYGNTSVFINFKNKKSYYKLYSYNNFKIKPTNYLLNNLRSIIGNEKVKLKFY
- the lpxB gene encoding lipid-A-disaccharide synthase produces the protein MNKINIGLVAGESSGDILGANLMNSLKKYIPNINFFGISGPCMKKEGMESWYNIDELSIIGLTEIIKKIPRILFIRNNLIKRFIKLNINVFIGIDSPDFNIFLEKKLKKSGIKVIHYISPSIWAWRKNRIFKIKNSVDQILSFLPFEKKIYDKFNIPCKFIGHILADNIPLKPNKKKARKKLNISSKSICLAILPGSRFNEIKNLTKTFLYSAKILKNLLPKLKILIPFINKDCEYIFNKIYYKYTPEIKIKKYFNQSHTVMIASDVALVASGTSTLECMLAKCPMVVGYKVNFFTFLIAKILIKIPWISLPNIIANKKLVKEFLQKECNPKNLSKELYKLLINKNNNKILLKNFYLLHKKIRCNANKKATRAVIDLIYSK